One Methanocella sp. genomic region harbors:
- a CDS encoding NAD(P)-dependent oxidoreductase → MILILGCGPMGTAIHEALKDREVSWACDKGHPSPASGCAGYDVKNNADVARVVRQFKPESLILTEEVSSVEYCEKNRLDAMEFNTRGARFFVEASAQLRARIIYLSSAYVFDGRKPGGLYTEYDHVNPINVYGETKLMGEVAVDKAADHVTVRMGDVYGNYPDNFVSFVVSSLGYGQKIELARDMYFSPIHIEDAARAVRLMTLESMSGTYNLAGPERISHYEMGLRIARIFGLNEDLLVPLSMEEMGLTVRMPRDLSLDISKVAAMMKIRGIDEGLEAMKSSMAPAK, encoded by the coding sequence ATGATCCTGATCCTAGGCTGCGGCCCGATGGGTACCGCTATCCATGAAGCGCTTAAAGACCGTGAAGTGTCGTGGGCGTGCGATAAAGGGCACCCGTCCCCGGCCTCCGGATGTGCCGGCTACGACGTCAAGAACAACGCCGATGTGGCGCGCGTCGTCAGGCAATTCAAGCCTGAAAGCCTGATCCTTACCGAGGAGGTATCCAGTGTCGAGTACTGCGAGAAGAACCGGCTCGACGCCATGGAATTCAACACGCGGGGCGCGCGGTTCTTCGTCGAAGCGTCGGCCCAACTGAGGGCCCGCATAATATATCTCTCGTCGGCATATGTGTTCGACGGCCGCAAGCCGGGCGGGCTTTACACAGAATACGACCACGTCAACCCCATCAACGTCTACGGCGAGACCAAGCTCATGGGCGAGGTGGCCGTGGATAAGGCGGCCGACCACGTGACGGTGAGGATGGGCGACGTTTATGGTAATTATCCGGATAATTTTGTGAGCTTCGTGGTCTCGAGCCTGGGCTACGGCCAGAAGATCGAGCTGGCGAGGGACATGTATTTCTCGCCGATCCACATCGAGGACGCCGCCAGAGCAGTAAGGCTCATGACACTGGAGAGCATGAGCGGCACATATAACCTGGCCGGGCCCGAGCGCATAAGCCATTATGAGATGGGCCTGCGGATCGCCAGGATATTCGGCCTTAATGAAGACTTGCTGGTGCCCCTGAGCATGGAAGAGATGGGTCTAACCGTGAGGATGCCCCGGGACCTGTCTCTCGACATCTCGAAGGTCGCCGCGATGATGAAGATACGCGGCATCGACGAAGGGCTTGAGGCCATGAAGAGCTCCATGGCCCCCGCAAAATAA
- the rpl12p gene encoding 50S ribosomal protein P1, which translates to MEYVYAALLLHKAGKPVDETGVTTVLKAAGVEVNEARVKALVAALEGVNIDEAISKAAFAAAPAAAAAAPAAGAPAAEAPKEEKKKEEEEATGMEGLSALFG; encoded by the coding sequence ATGGAATACGTATACGCAGCTTTACTGTTACACAAGGCTGGCAAGCCTGTGGATGAGACCGGCGTCACTACCGTCCTGAAGGCGGCTGGTGTCGAAGTGAACGAGGCCCGTGTCAAGGCGCTGGTAGCGGCGCTCGAGGGCGTCAACATCGACGAGGCCATCTCCAAGGCGGCCTTCGCGGCGGCTCCGGCCGCGGCAGCGGCGGCCCCGGCGGCAGGCGCCCCGGCAGCTGAGGCTCCCAAGGAAGAGAAGAAGAAGGAAGAGGAAGAGGCCACCGGCATGGAAGGTCTCTCCGCCCTGTTCGGTTAA
- a CDS encoding 50S ribosomal protein L10, with protein MEATEIHHSVHIPQWKMDEIKEIVDNVHSHKVTGIVDVRGVPADALQKMRQKLRGTVTMKMIRNTLTTIAFDSLPKDEKARELAKYVDGQIVLVYTNSNPFKLYKLLEATKSKAPAKSGDTAPADVSVTKGPTSFKPGPIVGEMQQAGIPAGIEGGKVVIKNDKVVVKKGEKFTAKQAEILGRLEIFPMEIGLNLKAVIEGHTIYMPSDLSMDENELRNMFAKAAGQALSLSLEAGIANKETIEPLIQKAVRESKALAVNAPIFEKDAMDMILSKAEAEMLSVAKEAKAKNANALDEELKSKV; from the coding sequence ATGGAAGCTACCGAGATTCACCACAGCGTCCACATTCCCCAGTGGAAGATGGATGAGATCAAGGAGATCGTCGATAACGTCCACTCGCACAAGGTCACGGGCATCGTCGACGTCCGGGGAGTCCCGGCCGACGCCTTACAGAAGATGAGGCAGAAGCTCCGGGGCACCGTGACGATGAAGATGATCCGGAACACGCTGACCACCATCGCGTTCGATTCGCTGCCCAAGGACGAGAAAGCCCGGGAACTGGCGAAGTACGTCGACGGCCAGATCGTGCTCGTCTACACGAACTCAAACCCCTTCAAGCTCTACAAGCTGCTCGAGGCCACGAAGTCAAAGGCACCGGCGAAGTCCGGCGACACGGCACCGGCCGATGTCTCGGTCACGAAGGGCCCGACCTCGTTCAAGCCCGGCCCCATCGTGGGAGAAATGCAGCAGGCCGGCATCCCGGCGGGCATCGAGGGCGGCAAGGTCGTCATCAAGAACGACAAGGTCGTCGTGAAGAAGGGCGAAAAGTTCACCGCCAAGCAGGCGGAGATCCTCGGCAGGCTCGAGATCTTCCCCATGGAGATCGGCCTGAATTTAAAGGCAGTCATCGAGGGCCACACCATTTATATGCCGTCGGACCTCTCGATGGACGAGAACGAGCTGAGGAACATGTTCGCAAAGGCCGCGGGCCAGGCCCTGAGCCTGAGCTTAGAGGCCGGCATCGCCAACAAGGAGACCATCGAGCCGCTCATCCAGAAGGCGGTCCGGGAATCCAAGGCGCTCGCCGTCAACGCGCCCATCTTCGAGAAGGACGCCATGGACATGATACTCTCTAAGGCGGAGGCCGAGATGCTCTCCGTCGCAAAGGAAGCGAAGGCGAAGAACGCCAACGCGTTAGACGAAGAATTAAAGTCAAAAGTATGA
- a CDS encoding 50S ribosomal protein L1, with product MARKETVEAVKKALADKPKRNFTESVDLAINLKNIDLSQPKNRVDEEIILPSGRGKPVKVCVFAKGDVAINAEKAGADYVFPPEEIDKLGGDKVRAKKLAKEVNFFIAETAYMPAIGKKLGQVLGPRGKMPTPLPPQADVTNMVTRLKKAIKVRSKDRMTFHTIIGNETMQPEQIADNIDAILNRIEGKLEKGKMNIGSVYVKTTMGPAVKVM from the coding sequence ATGGCAAGAAAAGAAACGGTCGAAGCGGTCAAGAAGGCCTTGGCCGATAAGCCCAAGCGGAATTTCACCGAAAGCGTTGACCTTGCCATAAACCTGAAGAACATAGATTTGAGCCAGCCCAAGAACCGTGTGGATGAAGAAATAATTCTCCCCTCGGGCCGGGGCAAGCCCGTCAAAGTTTGCGTCTTCGCAAAGGGCGACGTGGCCATCAATGCTGAAAAGGCTGGCGCCGACTATGTCTTCCCCCCTGAAGAAATTGATAAACTGGGCGGGGACAAGGTTCGGGCTAAAAAGCTCGCGAAAGAGGTCAACTTCTTTATAGCTGAGACCGCCTACATGCCCGCCATCGGTAAGAAGCTCGGCCAGGTGCTGGGCCCGCGCGGCAAGATGCCGACGCCGTTACCGCCCCAGGCGGACGTCACCAACATGGTGACCAGGCTCAAGAAGGCTATAAAAGTGCGCTCGAAAGACAGGATGACGTTCCACACGATCATCGGCAACGAGACGATGCAGCCGGAACAGATCGCCGATAACATCGACGCTATCTTAAACCGCATCGAGGGCAAGCTCGAGAAAGGCAAGATGAACATCGGCTCCGTCTACGTGAAGACGACGATGGGGCCCGCCGTGAAGGTGATGTAA
- a CDS encoding 50S ribosomal protein L11, producing the protein MADVVEVLVPGGRANPGPPLGPSLGPLGINIKKVVDEINKKTAEYNGMTVPVKIKVDASKNFTVEVGTPPTSALLLAEAKIEKGSGTPNTVQVGNVTMDQVLAVVAKKKGAFLSYTKKNAAKEVIGTCVSLGITIEGKKAKDIYADINAGQYDDKLAGSL; encoded by the coding sequence ATGGCAGATGTAGTAGAAGTCTTGGTGCCAGGAGGCAGGGCGAATCCGGGTCCCCCGCTGGGTCCCTCGCTTGGTCCTTTAGGCATCAACATAAAGAAAGTGGTCGACGAGATCAACAAGAAGACCGCGGAGTATAACGGCATGACCGTCCCGGTCAAGATCAAGGTCGACGCCAGCAAGAACTTTACAGTTGAAGTTGGCACACCACCGACATCTGCGTTACTTCTTGCCGAAGCCAAGATCGAGAAGGGCTCCGGTACACCCAACACCGTCCAGGTAGGTAACGTCACCATGGACCAGGTACTGGCCGTCGTCGCGAAGAAGAAGGGAGCATTCCTTTCTTACACCAAGAAGAACGCGGCGAAGGAAGTCATCGGTACCTGCGTGTCGCTGGGCATTACCATCGAGGGCAAGAAGGCCAAGGACATATACGCAGACATCAATGCGGGACAGTACGACGACAAATTAGCAGGATCACTCTGA
- the eif1A gene encoding translation initiation factor eIF-1A: protein MYKPHNKGGRKPASAAGAEVTRVRTPRKADREILGTVTKLLGASHLTVLCLDNVTRMCRIRGKMKKRTWIREGDVVIVVPWEIQDEKGDVTWRYTGPQVSWLERKGFLNSMPETS, encoded by the coding sequence CTGTATAAACCGCATAACAAGGGTGGCAGAAAGCCGGCGAGCGCCGCCGGTGCCGAAGTCACCAGGGTAAGGACCCCAAGAAAAGCCGATAGAGAAATATTAGGTACCGTGACAAAGCTGCTCGGCGCCTCTCACCTGACCGTCCTGTGCCTGGATAACGTGACACGCATGTGCCGCATCCGGGGAAAGATGAAGAAGAGGACGTGGATCCGTGAAGGCGACGTGGTCATCGTCGTGCCCTGGGAGATCCAGGACGAGAAGGGCGACGTTACGTGGAGATACACGGGGCCGCAGGTAAGCTGGCTGGAGCGTAAGGGCTTCCTGAACAGCATGCCCGAAACATCATAA
- a CDS encoding CxxC-x17-CxxC domain-containing protein: MRDSGFRGRRSFGGPREMHKAICADCKKECEVPFKPSEDRPVYCQDCFPKHRKPRY, from the coding sequence ATGAGAGACAGTGGATTCAGGGGCCGAAGAAGCTTCGGAGGCCCGAGAGAGATGCACAAGGCTATTTGTGCCGATTGTAAAAAAGAATGTGAAGTGCCGTTCAAGCCCAGCGAAGACCGGCCCGTATATTGCCAGGATTGCTTCCCCAAGCACAGGAAGCCCCGTTACTAA
- a CDS encoding ferritin-like domain-containing protein, whose product MASKKLMDMMNRAIARELQVSIQYMWQHAQWMGIHGYAAHDELKKIGIAEMKHAEKIAERLFYLGGIPTTRPDVISVGTTLKEMLDGDIKSEDEAIKMYKEIIPMAEKEGDLTTAHIFIEILMQEEEHQRTFTGLNKKS is encoded by the coding sequence ATGGCTTCGAAAAAGCTAATGGACATGATGAACCGGGCCATCGCCCGGGAGCTGCAAGTTTCCATCCAGTACATGTGGCAGCACGCCCAGTGGATGGGCATACACGGCTATGCGGCCCACGACGAGCTCAAGAAGATCGGCATAGCCGAGATGAAACACGCCGAAAAGATCGCCGAAAGACTGTTCTATCTGGGCGGCATCCCCACGACAAGGCCCGACGTCATCAGCGTCGGCACGACCCTGAAAGAGATGCTCGATGGCGACATTAAATCGGAGGACGAGGCCATTAAGATGTACAAGGAGATCATCCCAATGGCCGAAAAGGAGGGGGACCTGACGACGGCCCACATCTTCATCGAAATCCTGATGCAGGAAGAGGAGCACCAGCGCACATTCACGGGACTTAATAAAAAATCCTGA
- a CDS encoding heme-binding protein, whose product MVYFRHIGIAAVILGLLIFSPLATAREPNEPAYRVIKDDGNMQVREYEPYIMAQAEAGGDFNGALYSGFMRLFNYISGKNTGRSKIRMTVPVTEEQAATSEKIPMTAPVTSERSGNNYVVSFIMPANYTLETLPVPDDKSITFRQVPAHRAASIRFSGRMNAELADKKTRELNEWMAKSGLKPAGDYLLAQYNPPWIPGFMRRNEVIVSIENAP is encoded by the coding sequence ATGGTATACTTCAGGCATATCGGCATAGCTGCCGTGATACTGGGCCTGCTTATTTTCTCGCCCCTGGCAACCGCCCGGGAGCCCAACGAGCCGGCTTACCGGGTGATCAAAGACGACGGGAATATGCAGGTGAGGGAATACGAGCCCTATATCATGGCACAGGCGGAGGCTGGCGGCGACTTTAACGGCGCCCTGTACTCCGGCTTCATGAGGCTGTTCAACTATATCTCGGGCAAGAACACGGGCCGGTCGAAAATACGCATGACGGTGCCGGTGACCGAGGAGCAGGCCGCGACATCGGAAAAGATACCGATGACCGCGCCCGTGACATCGGAGAGGTCGGGGAATAATTATGTCGTATCTTTTATCATGCCGGCGAACTATACACTGGAAACACTTCCCGTGCCCGACGATAAAAGCATAACGTTCCGGCAGGTGCCGGCCCACAGGGCGGCATCGATACGGTTCTCCGGAAGGATGAATGCAGAGCTGGCCGATAAGAAGACTCGGGAACTGAACGAGTGGATGGCAAAAAGCGGCCTAAAGCCTGCCGGGGATTATCTCCTGGCCCAGTATAATCCGCCCTGGATACCCGGTTTCATGCGCCGGAACGAGGTCATCGTGAGCATAGAAAACGCTCCATAG
- a CDS encoding peptidylprolyl isomerase, which yields MEGKQFIGAVLLVLSIALIAGCTSQSEQTVAKNDTVSVDYIGWLDNGTVFDTSNATLAKEAGIYDENITYEPITFVVGSGEVITGFDNGVVGLKVNESRNITLTPDEAYGDYDASLIQPVNTSDLLENNITPYVNETLYYGTNPVTIYSIPNNTTVMIDFNHPLAGKTLHFKLTVLSITPPSAS from the coding sequence ATGGAAGGAAAACAATTCATCGGGGCCGTTTTACTGGTCCTGTCGATAGCGCTGATAGCGGGATGTACCTCACAATCGGAGCAGACCGTCGCAAAGAACGATACCGTTTCCGTGGACTATATCGGCTGGCTCGATAACGGCACAGTCTTCGACACCTCGAACGCGACCCTCGCGAAAGAGGCGGGTATCTACGACGAGAACATAACTTACGAGCCGATCACCTTCGTCGTGGGCTCGGGCGAGGTCATAACGGGCTTCGACAACGGGGTCGTGGGCCTCAAGGTCAACGAGTCCCGGAACATCACGCTCACTCCGGACGAGGCGTACGGGGATTACGACGCATCTCTCATCCAGCCGGTGAACACGTCAGACCTCCTGGAGAACAACATCACGCCGTATGTCAACGAAACGCTCTATTACGGCACGAATCCCGTGACTATCTACAGCATACCGAATAACACGACGGTGATGATCGACTTCAACCACCCGCTCGCCGGGAAGACGCTGCACTTCAAGCTCACGGTGCTGTCCATAACACCGCCCAGCGCCAGTTGA
- a CDS encoding alpha/beta hydrolase, with product MFCEVGGVSIYYEARGEGFPVLMLHGYGIDHNVMIGCMEPVFEGRPGYRRIYIDLPGMGQSKAPDWLGNSDQVLDLVMKFSEKAIKGSFLLAGESYGGYIARGMVNRMPSSIAGLLLICPVMVGEREKRQLPPRTVFVRDDKLLAAIDPEDRKFFERMLLLQDRRRWERFQQDILPGRHNEDKVFLERLKKHGYECSFDVDKLPQPFDRPSLILAGRQDASVGYRDALQLIDIYSRSTFAVLDRAGHGLEVEQEGLFNALAGEWLDRVEEYFQNSP from the coding sequence ATGTTCTGCGAGGTCGGCGGGGTCAGCATCTACTATGAAGCCCGCGGCGAGGGCTTTCCCGTATTGATGCTCCACGGCTACGGCATCGATCATAACGTAATGATCGGCTGCATGGAGCCTGTATTCGAAGGCCGCCCTGGCTACCGGCGCATCTACATCGACCTGCCAGGCATGGGGCAGTCAAAGGCGCCCGACTGGCTGGGCAACTCTGACCAGGTGCTTGACCTGGTCATGAAGTTCAGTGAAAAAGCCATCAAGGGCAGCTTTTTACTGGCCGGAGAATCCTATGGCGGGTACATCGCCCGGGGGATGGTGAACCGGATGCCTTCAAGCATCGCAGGCCTGTTGCTGATCTGCCCGGTCATGGTCGGCGAGCGCGAGAAGCGCCAGCTTCCTCCCAGGACGGTATTTGTCCGGGACGATAAATTACTGGCGGCTATCGACCCCGAAGACCGGAAATTTTTCGAGCGGATGCTGCTGCTGCAGGATAGGCGGCGGTGGGAGCGGTTCCAGCAGGATATCCTCCCCGGCCGCCACAACGAGGATAAGGTTTTCCTTGAGCGCCTGAAAAAGCACGGGTACGAGTGCTCCTTCGACGTCGATAAGCTCCCGCAGCCGTTCGATAGGCCGTCCCTGATACTCGCCGGCCGCCAGGACGCGTCCGTCGGCTACAGGGACGCCCTGCAGCTCATCGACATTTATTCCAGAAGCACGTTCGCCGTCCTCGACCGGGCCGGGCACGGGCTCGAGGTCGAGCAGGAGGGCCTGTTCAACGCCCTGGCTGGCGAGTGGCTGGACCGGGTCGAAGAATATTTCCAAAATTCACCCTAG
- a CDS encoding zinc ribbon domain-containing protein has product MADSLSWFEMAELLAKVDMVAHSIELYEDELRVQLPLAPKFRITLTDIVDLEFRRAWFFLSGKLVIIFKENDTLQKMYMPFNFLMGEPIEALVATMIDRMANVYHMKDAIDFLALADKTADAVQCPYCSSIIKPGVVICPGCGTPRIE; this is encoded by the coding sequence ATGGCGGATAGTCTATCGTGGTTTGAGATGGCGGAACTATTAGCAAAGGTGGATATGGTAGCGCATTCCATAGAGCTTTACGAGGACGAGCTGCGTGTACAGCTACCGCTTGCGCCGAAGTTCAGGATAACGCTCACGGATATCGTCGACCTGGAGTTTCGCCGGGCATGGTTCTTCCTATCCGGGAAGCTGGTCATAATCTTCAAAGAGAACGATACCCTTCAAAAAATGTACATGCCCTTCAACTTTTTAATGGGCGAGCCTATCGAGGCGCTGGTGGCGACCATGATCGACCGGATGGCGAACGTGTATCATATGAAAGATGCCATCGATTTTCTGGCGTTGGCCGATAAGACGGCCGACGCTGTGCAGTGCCCTTATTGCTCGTCGATCATTAAGCCCGGCGTGGTCATTTGCCCGGGCTGCGGAACCCCCAGGATTGAATAG
- a CDS encoding response regulator codes for MNGKPSIAIVDDELDICALLTNVFQTMGASVCFIAPDGPEAIEKFKNADPRPGVEIIDYRLPSMSGLDVMKRILAIEPRTRIVFISGDESSRQESLDAGATVFMKKPASIKTITDTVTRLIDL; via the coding sequence ATGAACGGTAAGCCCTCCATCGCTATAGTGGATGACGAATTGGATATATGTGCGTTACTGACAAATGTCTTCCAAACAATGGGCGCATCCGTATGTTTCATCGCCCCCGATGGTCCTGAAGCCATCGAGAAGTTTAAAAATGCTGACCCTAGGCCCGGGGTCGAGATCATCGATTACCGGTTGCCTTCGATGAGCGGCCTCGATGTCATGAAGAGAATATTGGCTATCGAGCCCCGCACACGGATCGTCTTCATCAGCGGCGACGAGAGTAGCAGACAGGAGTCCTTGGATGCTGGCGCCACGGTCTTCATGAAGAAGCCCGCAAGTATTAAGACAATAACAGATACCGTGACTAGGCTTATCGACCTATGA
- a CDS encoding response regulator, translated as MINDVSVAIVDDERDLVRTYELLFKRRGIRLAFVAYDGHSAIERFNNTVDKPGVVIIDYRLPDMDGLDLMKEVLALRSGTKIVFISGDDTVRQDAMDAGATVFLKKPADIKMITETINALINS; from the coding sequence ATGATTAATGATGTGAGCGTGGCGATCGTTGATGACGAGCGGGACCTGGTGCGGACCTACGAGTTGTTGTTCAAGCGTCGTGGCATCCGGCTGGCTTTCGTGGCTTACGACGGCCACAGTGCCATCGAAAGGTTCAATAATACCGTTGATAAGCCGGGCGTGGTCATCATCGATTACCGGCTGCCGGACATGGACGGCCTCGACTTGATGAAGGAGGTCTTAGCGCTGCGGTCGGGCACGAAGATCGTTTTCATCAGCGGCGACGACACCGTCCGACAAGACGCCATGGATGCCGGCGCGACGGTCTTCTTGAAAAAGCCAGCCGATATCAAAATGATCACTGAGACCATCAATGCCCTGATAAACAGCTAA
- a CDS encoding PAS domain-containing protein — protein MAGDEFELGVHEKLILDNINAAIAFHDAENNFVWANKTYMDYVGVPMSELKGRKCYACWGVDRLCLNCPVARAIRTGEPQEGEMTPENQPHWPVDQGSWLVRAAPVRDSDGKIIGAIELVHNITGRKRAEDALLKAWNELEQRVQERTLKLKRSNDNLFTQIDERKRAEEMLRQAHDKLQATLDSITDGLLILDHNWRYTYFSEVGAKLIGMRREDLIGGCVWELFPYSRDSLFYKEYHRAVETGQPTHFEEYYPEPINKWLECHCYPGVEGLSVYFRDVTERKRAEEALAAAYRQFQSIIDNTPALVYAFDLEERFVLVNTACAELLNSTREQIIGKRRHEFMPRENADWHEANDRQAIEAGKALEFEEYSQLKGRSITWLTTKFPLRDTQGRIYAVAGISTDISERKRAEEALRNSERLYRAIGESIDYGVWVCAPDGRNIYASESFLKLVGMTQQQCSDFGWGGVLHPDDAERTLAAWKECVRTGGNWDIEHRYRGADSLYHPILARGVPVKDEQGNVIYWAGINLDISNIKRAEEALRESDERFRALADNIPNLAWMANADGWIFWYNKQWYDYTGTTLEEMQGWGWQKVHHPDHIKSVMEEWSASIKAGELWEDTFPLRGKDGNYRWFLSRATPIKDEHGKIRRWFGTNTDITERMRVEDELKDAKMQSELYLDLMGHDISNMHQIIVGHLGLAQEVIDLDGKLGREDKEMIDTSLRTLQRSIRLIDNVRNLQKLRADNVKLERIDLGEVLDEAVKGYIGLPGRDISIDYNSVHGFFITANQLIKDVFNNLLDNAVKHCDDPVKIHVAVNAVDGNGCRLYEVAVEDNGHGIPDDKKAEIFNRLKRGETKARGTGLGLYIVKTLVEGFGGSVKVEDRVPGDHTKGARFVLLIPADGGGAKN, from the coding sequence ATGGCCGGGGACGAGTTTGAACTGGGGGTGCATGAGAAGCTGATCTTAGACAATATCAACGCTGCGATTGCTTTTCACGACGCCGAGAACAACTTTGTTTGGGCGAATAAGACCTACATGGATTACGTGGGCGTGCCGATGTCGGAACTAAAAGGCCGCAAGTGTTACGCCTGTTGGGGGGTGGATCGGCTCTGCCTGAACTGTCCGGTCGCCCGTGCGATTCGGACCGGGGAACCGCAAGAGGGTGAGATGACACCCGAAAACCAGCCGCACTGGCCTGTCGACCAAGGCTCCTGGCTGGTTCGCGCGGCTCCCGTAAGGGATAGTGATGGGAAAATCATCGGCGCCATCGAATTGGTCCATAATATCACCGGTCGGAAGCGGGCAGAGGATGCGCTGCTTAAGGCCTGGAACGAGCTTGAGCAACGGGTGCAGGAAAGGACTCTCAAACTTAAACGGTCTAATGACAATCTGTTTACCCAGATCGATGAGCGCAAGCGGGCCGAGGAGATGCTGCGACAGGCCCACGATAAGCTTCAGGCGACTCTCGATAGCATTACGGACGGCTTGCTTATCCTTGACCACAACTGGCGCTACACGTATTTCAGCGAGGTTGGCGCAAAGTTGATCGGTATGCGCCGTGAGGATCTTATCGGGGGGTGCGTCTGGGAGCTATTCCCATACTCCCGGGACTCATTGTTCTATAAGGAGTATCACCGGGCCGTCGAGACCGGACAGCCCACGCATTTCGAAGAGTACTACCCTGAGCCGATAAACAAGTGGCTGGAGTGCCATTGCTATCCCGGCGTAGAGGGCTTGTCCGTCTACTTCCGCGACGTCACAGAGCGTAAGCGGGCCGAGGAGGCGCTGGCCGCAGCTTACAGGCAGTTCCAGAGCATTATTGACAACACACCGGCTTTGGTCTATGCTTTCGATCTGGAGGAGCGCTTTGTGTTAGTAAATACTGCCTGCGCAGAGTTGCTTAACTCCACGCGGGAACAGATTATCGGGAAGAGACGTCACGAGTTCATGCCTAGGGAGAACGCAGACTGGCATGAGGCAAACGATCGCCAGGCGATCGAGGCGGGCAAGGCGCTGGAGTTCGAGGAGTACAGTCAGCTCAAAGGCCGCTCGATTACATGGCTTACGACAAAGTTTCCACTCCGCGACACCCAGGGGAGGATATACGCGGTAGCTGGAATTTCCACTGATATTTCGGAGCGCAAGCGGGCCGAGGAGGCGTTGCGTAATAGTGAGCGCCTGTACCGGGCCATCGGGGAGTCAATCGACTACGGTGTCTGGGTATGTGCCCCGGACGGGCGCAATATCTATGCCAGCGAGTCGTTCCTCAAGCTCGTGGGGATGACCCAGCAGCAGTGCTCGGATTTCGGCTGGGGGGGCGTGTTGCACCCGGACGATGCCGAGCGTACATTAGCCGCGTGGAAAGAGTGCGTGCGCACCGGCGGCAACTGGGATATCGAGCACCGCTACCGCGGAGCGGATAGTTTGTATCACCCCATCCTGGCGCGTGGCGTGCCGGTAAAGGACGAACAGGGGAATGTTATCTATTGGGCCGGCATCAACCTCGACATCAGCAATATTAAGCGGGCCGAGGAGGCATTACGGGAGAGCGATGAGCGGTTCCGTGCCCTCGCCGATAACATTCCCAACCTGGCCTGGATGGCGAATGCCGACGGCTGGATCTTCTGGTATAACAAGCAGTGGTACGATTACACGGGCACGACGCTGGAGGAGATGCAGGGATGGGGCTGGCAGAAGGTCCACCACCCGGACCATATCAAGTCGGTGATGGAAGAGTGGTCCGCATCTATCAAAGCGGGTGAGCTATGGGAGGATACGTTCCCTCTGCGTGGCAAAGACGGTAACTACCGCTGGTTCCTTTCCCGAGCCACACCCATAAAAGATGAACACGGTAAGATCCGGAGGTGGTTCGGCACTAATACGGATATTACCGAGCGCATGCGGGTCGAGGATGAGTTAAAAGATGCCAAGATGCAGTCTGAATTATATCTCGATTTGATGGGCCACGATATCTCTAATATGCACCAGATCATCGTTGGTCATCTGGGGTTGGCGCAGGAGGTCATCGATCTGGACGGTAAGCTGGGACGCGAGGACAAAGAGATGATAGATACCAGTCTTAGGACGTTGCAGCGGAGCATCCGGCTGATCGATAACGTTCGTAACTTGCAGAAGTTGAGGGCGGATAATGTTAAGCTTGAACGTATTGACCTGGGCGAAGTGCTCGACGAGGCGGTAAAAGGATATATAGGCCTTCCGGGACGGGATATATCTATCGACTATAATTCTGTTCACGGCTTCTTTATTACGGCTAACCAGTTGATCAAGGATGTTTTTAACAACCTGCTGGACAACGCGGTTAAGCACTGCGATGACCCGGTCAAGATCCATGTGGCCGTAAACGCTGTCGACGGTAATGGTTGTCGCCTATATGAGGTTGCGGTCGAGGATAATGGTCATGGTATCCCGGACGATAAGAAAGCCGAGATTTTTAACCGGTTGAAGCGGGGCGAGACGAAGGCGAGGGGCACTGGCCTGGGCCTGTACATCGTTAAAACGCTGGTGGAGGGCTTCGGTGGCTCGGTAAAGGTGGAGGATCGGGTTCCCGGAGATCATACGAAGGGTGCGAGGTTCGTTCTCCTTATACCCGCAGACGGGGGGGGGGCGAAAAATTAG